A genomic window from Micromonospora sp. WMMA1947 includes:
- a CDS encoding GNAT family N-acetyltransferase, translating to MIHLERIPGLGELALEPVRPDRDAGLLHGWVIRPRNRFWGMGSHTVDEVREIYAFVDGLDTHHAYLIRLDGEPIGLFQTYQPEADPVGERYPVQPGDVGTHLLLDPPRRYPRGVTGAVFPALVRFLLRDPAARRVVVEPDVRNDAMLRRLRIEGFTLGDEIDMPDKRARLAFLTRERFEADHPPA from the coding sequence GTGATCCACCTGGAGCGCATCCCCGGCCTCGGCGAGCTGGCGCTGGAGCCGGTACGCCCCGACCGGGACGCCGGCCTGCTGCACGGCTGGGTGATTCGGCCCCGCAACCGGTTCTGGGGCATGGGCTCGCACACGGTCGACGAGGTACGCGAGATCTACGCGTTCGTCGACGGGCTGGACACCCACCACGCGTACCTGATCCGGCTCGACGGCGAGCCGATCGGGCTGTTCCAGACCTACCAGCCGGAGGCGGACCCGGTCGGCGAGCGCTACCCGGTGCAGCCCGGCGACGTGGGCACGCACCTGCTGCTCGACCCGCCCCGGCGGTACCCGCGCGGCGTGACCGGTGCGGTCTTCCCGGCCCTGGTCCGGTTCCTGCTGCGCGACCCGGCCGCGCGCCGGGTGGTGGTCGAGCCGGACGTGCGCAACGACGCGATGCTGCGCCGGCTGCGGATCGAGGGGTTCACGCTCGGCGACGAGATCGACATGCCGGACAAGCGGGCGAGGCTGGCGTTCCTCACCCGGGAACGGTTCGAGGCGGACCACCCGCCCGCGTGA
- a CDS encoding DUF1223 domain-containing protein, with translation MTGASPPRDGFAVVEMFTSQGCDSCPPAEEVLSAIDRDARERGERVYTLGFHVDYWDHLGWADPYGAEAHTLRQERYARALRSGGLYTPQMIVNGTVEFVGSDRRQATSAIDAALAAPPGTPVALFVVTADAGHVVLDYETGALPEQARLNVAVVERGLENDVPRGENAGRRLRQDTVVRAFCSTECNGERGRVEIDVPAAPDPRRTSVVGYVQQGDRAVVGATAVDLGDGSHG, from the coding sequence ATGACCGGCGCATCGCCCCCGCGCGACGGCTTCGCCGTCGTGGAGATGTTCACCTCCCAGGGCTGCGACAGCTGCCCGCCCGCGGAGGAGGTGCTGTCCGCCATCGACCGGGACGCGCGTGAGCGTGGGGAGCGGGTCTACACGCTCGGCTTCCACGTCGACTACTGGGATCACCTGGGCTGGGCCGACCCGTACGGCGCCGAGGCTCACACGCTGCGGCAGGAGCGGTACGCGCGGGCGCTGCGCTCCGGCGGGCTCTACACGCCGCAGATGATCGTCAACGGGACGGTCGAGTTCGTCGGGTCGGACCGCCGGCAGGCCACCTCGGCGATCGACGCCGCGCTGGCCGCGCCGCCCGGCACCCCGGTGGCGCTGTTCGTGGTGACGGCCGACGCCGGCCATGTGGTGCTCGACTACGAGACCGGGGCGTTGCCCGAGCAGGCCCGGCTGAACGTGGCGGTGGTGGAACGCGGCCTGGAGAACGACGTCCCCCGGGGCGAGAACGCCGGGCGGCGGCTGCGTCAGGACACGGTGGTGCGGGCGTTCTGCTCCACCGAGTGCAACGGTGAGCGGGGCCGGGTGGAGATCGACGTGCCGGCAGCGCCCGATCCGCGTCGCACCTCGGTCGTCGGATACGTGCAGCAGGGCGACCGGGCGGTGGTCGGCGCCACGGCCGTCGACCTCGGCGACGGGAGCCACGGGTGA